From Pseudonocardia autotrophica, one genomic window encodes:
- a CDS encoding NAD-dependent succinate-semialdehyde dehydrogenase, giving the protein MSAYVTANPATGRTEKEFPELDAAGVAEVLGRAHGAYAGWRGTPVAERAQILTRVAEAYEARRDELATLIATEMGKPMKEAAGEVKLAAAIYRWYAEHGPDLLQQEVLDPQGAAESLVETEAVGLLVGVMPWNFPYYQVARFAAPNLMVGNTIILKHAPICAASSEVMAEIFHTAGVPADAYINVFATNEQIAEMIADPRVRGISLTGSERAGASVAETAGRNLKKAVLELGGSDPMIVLDDGDLERTATVAAKARLMNAGQACNSPKRMIVPNDKVDDFVSVLVRTFESVQVGDPTDPDTQVGPLSSVGARDGVVRQVERAVEQGATLHTGGGALDGDGAFMRPAVLTGVTQDMDAYSEEIFGPVAVVYGVDSVDEAVTLANDVSFGLSGSVWGSDIDRAQVVADRLEVGMAYVNEHGTTLPGLPFGGVKRSGFGRELGRWGMGEFVNTRLRRTAKAKG; this is encoded by the coding sequence ATGTCTGCCTACGTGACGGCGAACCCGGCGACCGGCCGGACCGAGAAGGAGTTCCCCGAGCTCGACGCTGCGGGGGTGGCCGAGGTCCTGGGCCGCGCGCACGGGGCCTACGCCGGATGGCGTGGCACGCCGGTGGCCGAGCGTGCGCAGATCCTGACCCGGGTCGCCGAGGCCTACGAGGCCCGCCGGGACGAGCTGGCCACCCTGATCGCGACCGAGATGGGCAAGCCGATGAAGGAGGCCGCGGGCGAGGTCAAGCTCGCGGCCGCGATCTACCGCTGGTACGCCGAGCACGGGCCGGACCTGCTCCAGCAGGAGGTGCTCGATCCGCAGGGCGCCGCGGAGTCCCTGGTCGAGACCGAGGCCGTCGGCCTGCTGGTCGGGGTGATGCCGTGGAACTTCCCCTACTACCAGGTGGCCCGGTTCGCCGCGCCCAACCTCATGGTGGGCAACACGATCATCCTGAAGCACGCCCCGATCTGCGCGGCCTCCTCGGAGGTCATGGCGGAGATCTTCCACACCGCCGGTGTGCCGGCCGACGCCTACATCAACGTGTTCGCGACGAACGAGCAGATCGCCGAGATGATCGCCGACCCGCGCGTGCGCGGCATCTCGCTGACCGGCAGCGAGCGGGCCGGGGCCTCGGTGGCCGAGACCGCCGGGCGGAACCTGAAGAAGGCCGTCCTCGAGCTCGGCGGCTCCGATCCGATGATCGTTCTCGACGACGGCGACCTCGAGCGGACCGCCACGGTCGCCGCCAAGGCCCGGCTGATGAACGCCGGCCAGGCCTGCAACTCCCCGAAGCGGATGATCGTGCCGAACGACAAGGTGGACGACTTCGTCTCCGTGCTCGTCCGGACGTTCGAGTCGGTCCAGGTGGGCGATCCCACGGACCCGGACACCCAGGTCGGCCCGCTGTCCTCGGTCGGGGCGCGGGACGGCGTGGTCCGGCAGGTCGAGCGGGCTGTCGAGCAGGGTGCCACCCTCCACACCGGCGGCGGCGCGCTCGACGGCGACGGCGCCTTCATGCGTCCGGCCGTGCTGACCGGCGTCACCCAGGACATGGACGCCTACTCCGAGGAGATCTTCGGCCCGGTCGCCGTCGTCTACGGCGTCGACTCGGTCGACGAGGCCGTCACGCTCGCCAACGACGTGAGCTTCGGCCTCAGCGGATCGGTGTGGGGCAGCGACATCGACCGCGCACAGGTGGTCGCCGACCGGCTCGAGGTGGGCATGGCCTACGTCAACGAGCACGGCACCACGCTGCCCGGGCTCCCCTTCGGCGGCGTCAAGCGGTCCGGCTTCGGTCGTGAGCTCGGCCGGTGGGGGATGGGCGAGTTCGTCAACACCCGGCTGCGCCGGACCGCCAAGGCCAAGGGCTGA
- a CDS encoding FtsW/RodA/SpoVE family cell cycle protein: protein MQYYLPNAANDFIFAVIGEELGLLGGLAVLALYGALGRIGLRIAARTGDPFLRIVSAATATWFVAQAAMNVGYVVGLLPVTGQQLPLVSAGGTALVSSMFLLGLLANAARLDGVPPVSPWPWRSGAAGC from the coding sequence TTGCAGTACTACCTGCCCAACGCGGCCAACGACTTCATCTTCGCCGTGATCGGTGAGGAGCTCGGCCTGCTCGGCGGCCTCGCGGTGCTGGCCCTGTACGGCGCGCTCGGCCGGATCGGACTGCGCATCGCCGCCCGGACCGGGGACCCGTTCCTCCGCATCGTGTCCGCCGCCACCGCGACCTGGTTCGTGGCACAGGCCGCGATGAACGTCGGCTACGTCGTGGGCCTCCTCCCGGTGACCGGGCAGCAGCTCCCGCTCGTGTCGGCGGGCGGGACCGCGTTGGTCAGCTCGATGTTCCTGCTCGGACTGCTGGCCAACGCCGCCCGCCTCGACGGTGTACCGCCGGTCAGCCCTTGGCCTTGGCGGTCCGGCGCAGCCGGGTGTTGA
- a CDS encoding IS701 family transposase, with protein MVDLAGWVASLDAVVELISGRFRRAEPRQRVGTYLRGLLAGLERKNGWTLAEHAGAVSPDGMQRLLRTAGWDVEGVRDDLRGYVLEHLGYAASGVFIIDETGFIKKGVRSAGVQRQYTGTSGKIDNCQLGVFLAYASDRGRALIDRELYLPVSWTEDRERCRRGRCPRRGRVRDEAAAGDGDAGPRPRSRGTHADVVGERGRGLRAEPGFRDWLSEREIPFVLATRNDDMLTSPDGNRRPAKVLATIAGARDPDTGNDGWERRAIGPGAHGMRVYDWTAVALDTDGLPAGWGHWLLVRRQTEPAEGKTVRELAFYRCAAPATTPLRELVRVAGARWAIEECFQTSKNEAGLDQYQVRSWRAWHAHITLAMLAAAYLAVTRATEHTREPEKGDPQLAIAG; from the coding sequence GTGGTTGATCTTGCCGGGTGGGTGGCCTCGTTGGACGCGGTGGTGGAGCTGATCTCGGGCCGTTTCCGCAGGGCCGAGCCGCGTCAGCGGGTCGGGACCTATCTGCGGGGGTTGTTGGCCGGGCTGGAGCGCAAGAACGGCTGGACCCTCGCCGAGCATGCGGGAGCGGTGTCGCCGGACGGGATGCAGCGGCTGCTGCGCACTGCGGGCTGGGACGTCGAGGGTGTCCGGGACGACTTGCGCGGCTATGTCCTCGAGCACCTCGGCTACGCCGCGAGCGGTGTGTTCATCATCGACGAGACCGGGTTCATCAAGAAGGGCGTTCGCTCCGCTGGGGTGCAGCGCCAGTACACCGGCACGAGCGGGAAGATCGACAACTGCCAGCTCGGAGTGTTCCTGGCCTACGCCTCGGACAGGGGCCGGGCGTTGATCGACCGAGAGCTCTACCTGCCGGTCTCCTGGACCGAGGACCGTGAGCGCTGTCGGCGGGGCAGATGTCCCCGACGAGGTCGAGTTCGCGACGAAGCCGCAGCTGGGGACGGCGATGCTGGCCCGCGCCCACGAAGCCGGGGCACTCACGCCGACGTCGTGGGTGAGCGCGGACGAGGCCTACGGGCAGAACCCGGCTTCCGCGACTGGCTGTCCGAGCGGGAGATCCCGTTCGTGCTGGCCACCCGCAACGACGACATGTTGACCAGCCCCGACGGCAACCGCCGGCCCGCGAAGGTCCTGGCGACCATCGCCGGAGCGCGGGACCCCGACACCGGCAACGACGGCTGGGAGCGACGCGCGATCGGCCCGGGCGCACACGGGATGCGGGTCTACGACTGGACCGCGGTCGCGCTCGACACCGACGGCCTCCCGGCAGGCTGGGGGCACTGGCTGCTGGTCCGCCGCCAGACCGAGCCTGCCGAGGGCAAGACCGTCCGTGAGCTGGCGTTCTACCGCTGCGCAGCCCCGGCGACCACGCCGCTGCGGGAGTTGGTCCGGGTCGCCGGGGCGAGGTGGGCCATCGAGGAGTGCTTCCAAACCTCCAAGAACGAAGCCGGGCTCGACCAGTATCAAGTCCGGTCCTGGCGGGCCTGGCACGCCCACATCACCCTCGCCATGCTCGCCGCGGCCTACCTCGCCGTCACCCGCGCCACCGAACACACCCGCGAGCCGGAAAAGGGGGATCCTCAACTGGCCATCGCCGGCTGA
- a CDS encoding transposase — MPAPKKYPDELRERAVRLYRESDPRPTFRGLAQQLGVHHEALRNWVRQAEADKGERDDRPSTDMLAENRRLAKENAELRRVNEVLRAASAYFASEIGPTRRWS; from the coding sequence GTGCCCGCACCGAAGAAGTACCCCGATGAGCTGCGCGAACGAGCGGTCCGGCTGTATCGGGAGTCCGACCCCCGCCCGACGTTCCGCGGGCTCGCGCAGCAGCTCGGGGTGCATCACGAGGCCCTGCGCAACTGGGTCCGCCAAGCGGAGGCCGACAAGGGCGAGCGCGATGATCGGCCGTCGACCGACATGCTCGCCGAGAACCGGCGGTTGGCGAAGGAGAACGCCGAGCTGCGGCGGGTCAACGAGGTCCTGCGCGCGGCGAGCGCCTATTTCGCCAGCGAGATCGGCCCGACCCGGAGGTGGTCATGA
- a CDS encoding IS3 family transposase, protein MSFVDAHDFPVGLVLRVLNIAASTYYDWRARRASPSQRQLDDAVLLEQIVKIRSISEFATTYGSPRVWLELRRQGVHVGRKRVERIMREHGLQGAHLRRGWKGGSTRQNPAHRPAPDLLERDFTATAPNRVWVADLTRIVTGEGVLWLASVRDAFSNRVVGWATDPRATTALVLTALNHALRSRDLRPGQLIFHSDKGAQYTALRLTQRLVDAGVAPSTGSTGDSYDNALAENLWSTLKIELLYWPGTTFTTRRDAEHALIRYLDGWYNPRRIQARLGGLSPDEYEDDYRRTQRDADR, encoded by the coding sequence ATGAGCTTCGTCGACGCCCATGACTTCCCCGTCGGTCTCGTACTACGGGTCCTGAACATCGCGGCCTCGACCTACTACGACTGGCGCGCCCGCCGCGCGTCACCATCGCAGCGGCAGCTCGACGACGCCGTCCTGCTCGAGCAAATCGTGAAGATCCGCTCGATCAGCGAGTTCGCCACCACCTACGGCTCCCCGCGGGTCTGGCTCGAGCTGCGCCGCCAGGGCGTGCACGTCGGCCGCAAGCGCGTCGAGCGGATCATGCGCGAGCACGGCCTACAGGGCGCCCACCTGCGCCGCGGCTGGAAGGGCGGCTCGACCCGGCAGAACCCCGCCCACCGGCCGGCGCCGGACCTGCTCGAACGCGACTTCACCGCGACCGCGCCGAACCGCGTCTGGGTGGCCGACCTGACCCGGATCGTCACCGGCGAGGGCGTGTTGTGGCTGGCCTCGGTGCGTGACGCGTTCTCCAACCGGGTCGTCGGCTGGGCCACCGACCCCCGTGCGACGACCGCGCTGGTCCTCACCGCGCTCAACCACGCCCTGCGCTCGCGGGACCTGCGCCCCGGCCAGTTGATCTTTCACAGCGACAAGGGAGCCCAGTACACGGCGCTGCGACTCACCCAGCGCCTGGTCGACGCCGGTGTCGCCCCGTCGACCGGGTCCACAGGGGACAGCTACGACAACGCCCTCGCCGAGAACCTGTGGTCCACCCTCAAGATCGAGCTGCTCTACTGGCCCGGCACCACCTTCACAACCCGCCGCGACGCCGAGCACGCCCTGATCCGCTACCTCGACGGCTGGTACAACCCGCGCCGGATCCAGGCCCGCCTCGGCGGGCTCTCACCCGACGAGTACGAAGACGACTATCGTCGCACCCAGCGCGACGCCGACAGGTAA
- a CDS encoding AlbA family DNA-binding domain-containing protein: protein MTFTALHRILGIAPGPLTDDLLDSAVQNRVRETGELDFKSELPPAKGIRQTDLPKDIAAMANSGGGLIVFGIRESQKIAEERVDVGEFDETYERSLRSAAITAIPSPLRCSGSMYSGSEDTAIAQSLSRSPRALMGPTSSIEENTSAHPSGTIQTQYGRRNAKSKRCIGRGSTKGATPPRRWTTCTQSPREAMTSPSEPGWWLSDTLASPIFAHA from the coding sequence ATGACCTTCACCGCGTTGCATCGCATCCTCGGCATAGCACCTGGACCCTTGACCGACGATCTACTCGATTCCGCAGTCCAAAATCGAGTTAGAGAAACTGGCGAATTGGATTTCAAGTCCGAGCTCCCGCCAGCGAAAGGCATACGCCAAACAGATTTACCCAAGGATATCGCCGCTATGGCAAACAGCGGCGGCGGCCTAATCGTCTTTGGCATTCGCGAATCCCAGAAGATCGCAGAAGAGCGGGTCGATGTCGGTGAATTTGACGAAACGTACGAGCGCTCACTGCGCAGTGCCGCCATTACCGCCATCCCATCTCCCCTCCGGTGTTCGGGCTCGATGTACAGCGGATCGGAGGACACGGCAATCGCGCAGTCACTGTCCAGATCCCCCCGAGCATTGATGGGCCCCACCTCATCCATCGAGGAGAATACTTCGGCGCACCCATCCGGAACGATTCAGACACAGTATGGACGAAGGAACGCCAAATCGAAGCGATGTATCGGGCGCGGTTCGACGAAAGGCGCCACGCCACCGAGGCGTTGGACAACTTGTACACAGAGTCCACGAGAGGCCATGACATCACCGAGCGAGCCTGGCTGGTGGCTGTCGGACACCCTCGCGTCCCCAATATTCGCGCACGCCTGA
- a CDS encoding GntR family transcriptional regulator has translation MPKRPTHDEEKRRATRVSEHPYEHLADALTASVGSGQLTVGDALPPAEQIAIQAGVSLSTARRAVRLLKDRGTVASVGGRPVLTAAAQAEAFDERIDAAPRWVRTEAVDPAGNTYWMATLRGPGGLRSGVRMICGSLTNPDGFRQHLIGIARIEDPAGTDAGDSWIGRYELELRPAAGGGEVVVLRW, from the coding sequence ATGCCGAAGCGACCCACACACGACGAGGAGAAGCGTCGGGCCACTCGCGTGTCGGAACATCCGTATGAGCATCTCGCGGACGCACTCACAGCGAGCGTCGGCTCCGGACAGCTCACCGTGGGTGATGCGCTCCCTCCGGCGGAGCAGATCGCTATCCAAGCCGGTGTCTCGTTGTCTACGGCGCGGCGGGCTGTCCGGCTGCTCAAGGACCGTGGAACCGTGGCTTCGGTCGGTGGTCGACCAGTTCTCACTGCGGCCGCGCAGGCCGAGGCTTTCGACGAGAGGATCGACGCAGCGCCACGGTGGGTGCGCACGGAGGCCGTCGACCCGGCCGGAAACACTTACTGGATGGCGACACTCCGAGGCCCAGGCGGCCTACGGTCTGGCGTGCGTATGATCTGCGGATCGCTCACCAACCCTGACGGTTTCCGCCAACACCTCATCGGGATAGCTCGAATCGAAGACCCGGCCGGGACTGATGCTGGCGATTCGTGGATCGGCCGATACGAGTTGGAGCTTCGCCCCGCAGCAGGTGGAGGCGAGGTTGTGGTGCTGCGCTGGTGA
- a CDS encoding ISAs1 family transposase, producing MPAPASLSIAAVADQVGGVELPDPVALAPRLTDALAGVVDPRRRRGVRHGLVVVLTAAVCAVAAGARSFVAVAEWVADLPVEVAAVLGTDVRCPSESTIRRILGQVDADRFDAAIGAFVQRLCAATEPVGRRRVLAVDGKTVRGSRGPAGPARHLFAVIDQQTRVVLGQRQANAVAGKGSEITAFAPLLDTLHGLDLAGVVITADALHTQREHVEYLAGRGAHWVLTVKGNQPRLRRQLAGLPWRGVEPDHRSVETAHGRREIRTLRVVTIAAGIEFPHARQAVQLIRKTRPANTRSGRRARWRTETVYAITDLGPHQARPEELTGWIRGHWQIENGLHWVRDVTFAEDLSTVRTGAAPQVMAALRNLAISLHRLAGATNIAAALRHHSRDALRPLQLLKII from the coding sequence GTGCCCGCGCCTGCATCATTGTCGATCGCTGCCGTCGCCGATCAGGTGGGCGGGGTGGAGCTACCCGATCCGGTCGCGCTGGCTCCGAGACTGACCGATGCCCTGGCCGGGGTGGTTGACCCGCGCCGGCGTCGGGGGGTTCGACATGGGCTGGTCGTGGTGCTCACGGCCGCGGTGTGCGCGGTCGCGGCCGGGGCGCGCTCGTTCGTCGCGGTTGCCGAGTGGGTCGCCGACCTGCCGGTCGAGGTGGCTGCCGTGCTCGGGACCGACGTCCGATGCCCGTCGGAGTCGACGATTCGCCGGATCCTGGGCCAGGTTGACGCCGACCGGTTCGACGCCGCGATCGGCGCGTTCGTGCAGCGCCTGTGCGCGGCGACCGAGCCGGTCGGGCGGCGCCGGGTGCTGGCGGTGGACGGCAAGACCGTGCGCGGCTCACGAGGCCCCGCCGGTCCGGCTCGTCATCTGTTCGCGGTGATCGACCAGCAGACCCGGGTCGTGCTCGGTCAGCGCCAGGCGAACGCAGTCGCGGGCAAGGGCAGCGAGATCACCGCGTTCGCCCCGCTGCTCGACACCCTGCACGGCCTGGACCTGGCCGGGGTGGTGATCACCGCGGACGCGCTGCACACCCAGCGCGAGCACGTCGAGTACCTCGCCGGCCGTGGAGCGCACTGGGTGCTCACGGTCAAGGGCAACCAGCCCCGGCTACGCCGCCAGCTCGCCGGGCTCCCGTGGCGCGGCGTCGAGCCCGACCACCGCAGCGTCGAGACCGCGCACGGACGCCGGGAGATCCGCACGCTCAGGGTCGTCACCATCGCGGCCGGGATCGAGTTCCCGCACGCCCGTCAAGCCGTGCAGCTCATCCGCAAGACCCGCCCGGCCAACACCCGATCAGGCCGGAGGGCACGCTGGCGCACCGAGACCGTCTATGCGATCACCGACCTCGGTCCGCACCAGGCCCGTCCCGAGGAGCTCACCGGCTGGATCCGCGGACACTGGCAGATCGAGAACGGGCTGCACTGGGTCCGCGACGTGACCTTCGCTGAAGATCTCTCCACCGTGCGCACCGGTGCCGCACCGCAGGTCATGGCTGCGCTACGGAACCTGGCGATCAGCCTGCACCGTCTGGCCGGCGCCACCAACATCGCCGCCGCACTACGACATCACAGCCGCGACGCACTGCGGCCCCTCCAGCTCCTCAAGATCATCTGA
- a CDS encoding tyrosine-type recombinase/integrase has product MKNHISPLLGRISIGRLDPEILDSFYAELRRCRIHCSGSGLVDHRTRKDHECDYRCRPHQCKPLSATTIRHIHFILSGAYKRAVRWRWVAVNPLAQAEPPPAPKSNPRPPSAEEAAQLLNKAWDDPDWGALVWTAMTTGARRGELCAVRWAWINFEEGRETLWLQSGIRKSDDGWVEGDLKTHQQRRIALDAETVEVLKDLRERCVKRAEMLGIELAPEAFVFSTAADGATFPTPDSVTQRYDRMAKKLEIDTTLHKLRHYSATELIVGGVDPRTVAGRLGHQGVGKVAVSGC; this is encoded by the coding sequence GTGAAGAACCACATCTCGCCGCTGCTCGGAAGGATCAGCATCGGCCGCCTGGATCCGGAGATCCTGGACTCGTTCTACGCTGAGCTGCGCAGGTGCCGCATCCACTGCTCAGGCTCGGGGCTCGTTGACCATCGGACTCGCAAGGACCACGAGTGCGACTACCGATGCCGTCCACATCAGTGCAAGCCGCTGTCGGCGACGACGATCCGGCACATCCACTTCATCCTGTCCGGGGCCTACAAGCGCGCCGTTCGCTGGCGGTGGGTCGCGGTCAACCCTCTCGCTCAGGCCGAGCCGCCGCCGGCCCCGAAGTCGAATCCACGGCCGCCGAGCGCCGAGGAGGCCGCGCAGCTGCTCAACAAGGCGTGGGACGACCCCGACTGGGGCGCTCTGGTCTGGACGGCGATGACGACCGGCGCCCGCCGAGGCGAGCTGTGTGCGGTCCGGTGGGCATGGATCAACTTCGAGGAGGGCCGCGAGACGCTCTGGCTGCAGAGCGGGATTCGCAAGAGCGACGACGGTTGGGTCGAGGGCGACCTCAAGACCCACCAGCAGCGCCGGATCGCGCTCGACGCCGAGACCGTCGAGGTACTCAAGGATCTACGTGAGCGCTGCGTCAAGCGGGCCGAGATGCTCGGGATCGAGCTGGCTCCGGAAGCGTTCGTGTTCAGCACAGCGGCCGACGGCGCGACGTTTCCGACACCGGACAGCGTGACCCAGCGCTATGACCGGATGGCGAAGAAGCTCGAGATCGATACGACACTGCACAAACTTCGGCACTATTCGGCGACGGAGCTGATCGTCGGAGGGGTGGACCCACGGACTGTCGCCGGTCGGCTGGGACACCAGGGGGTCGGCAAAGTCGCGGTGAGTGGGTGCTGA
- a CDS encoding ISL3 family transposase: MTAEEGACPWCRQSSRRVHSRYERLLADAPIAGRAVRVRLRVRRFFCANPECAARTFVEQPDGLAAPRARITSLLREMLTEIALMLAGRAGARLATRLGMPTSRDRLLRLLHGLPDPEPATPAVLGVDDFALRRGRIYGTVLIDVLTGAPVDLLADRETETLADWLRTRPGVEVICRDRAGGYADAARQGAPQAIQVADRWHLWRNLGEAVEKVLLARRGVLAAANPVLPQAPASEPRVVQAVPEKRIVTRLRENYQAVQQLRAQGMSKAAIGRRLGLHPATVRKFADATSSHELTAKTEQRAHLVDDYVEHLHRRWNEGERNATALFHEIAALGYPGGELAVQRYLRRFRHGRGHAPRPGPKPPTVREVTSWIMTHPDRLATDDAVRLARLRKADPGLDRLTGHVRGFATMMTSRTGHELDAWVDTVELDDIAPIARFARNLRRDHDAVQAGLTLEHSSGRVEGTVNKIKMLKRQMFGRAGFDLLRTRVLHAR; the protein is encoded by the coding sequence ATGACCGCGGAGGAGGGGGCCTGTCCGTGGTGCAGGCAGTCGTCAAGGCGGGTGCATTCGCGTTATGAGCGGCTGCTGGCCGACGCCCCGATCGCCGGGCGGGCAGTGCGGGTCCGGCTGCGGGTGCGGCGGTTCTTCTGCGCGAACCCCGAGTGCGCGGCGCGGACGTTCGTCGAGCAGCCGGACGGGCTTGCCGCGCCGCGCGCCCGGATCACCTCGCTGTTACGGGAGATGCTGACCGAAATTGCGCTGATGCTGGCGGGTCGGGCGGGAGCCCGGCTGGCGACCCGATTGGGCATGCCCACCAGCCGTGACCGGCTGTTGAGACTGCTGCACGGCCTGCCCGACCCCGAGCCCGCGACGCCGGCGGTGTTGGGGGTCGACGACTTCGCGCTGCGCCGCGGCCGCATCTACGGCACCGTGCTGATCGACGTACTCACCGGCGCCCCGGTCGACCTGCTCGCAGACCGGGAGACCGAGACCCTCGCGGACTGGCTGCGCACCCGGCCAGGTGTCGAGGTGATCTGCCGGGACCGAGCCGGCGGCTACGCCGACGCCGCCCGACAGGGCGCCCCGCAGGCGATCCAGGTCGCCGACCGGTGGCATCTGTGGCGGAATCTGGGTGAGGCGGTGGAGAAGGTCCTCCTCGCCCGCCGCGGTGTCCTGGCCGCGGCCAACCCTGTCCTACCGCAGGCTCCGGCCTCCGAGCCACGGGTGGTGCAGGCGGTCCCGGAGAAGCGGATCGTGACCCGGCTGCGCGAGAACTACCAGGCCGTCCAGCAGTTGCGGGCGCAAGGTATGTCGAAGGCGGCGATCGGACGCAGGCTCGGACTGCACCCGGCTACGGTCCGCAAGTTCGCCGACGCCACTTCGTCGCACGAGCTGACCGCCAAGACCGAGCAACGTGCACACCTGGTCGACGACTACGTCGAACACCTACACCGGCGCTGGAACGAGGGCGAGCGCAACGCCACAGCCCTGTTCCACGAGATCGCCGCACTCGGCTACCCGGGCGGCGAGCTGGCGGTGCAGCGCTACCTGCGCCGGTTCCGTCACGGTCGTGGCCATGCCCCGAGACCGGGTCCGAAACCCCCGACCGTCCGCGAGGTCACCTCGTGGATCATGACCCACCCCGATCGGCTGGCCACCGATGACGCTGTCCGGCTCGCCCGGCTACGCAAAGCCGACCCCGGCCTGGACAGGCTGACCGGCCACGTCCGCGGATTCGCCACGATGATGACCAGCCGCACCGGCCACGAGCTCGACGCCTGGGTCGACACGGTCGAGCTCGACGACATCGCTCCGATCGCCAGGTTCGCCCGCAACCTGCGCCGCGACCATGACGCCGTCCAAGCCGGGCTGACCCTCGAGCACAGCTCCGGACGGGTCGAGGGCACCGTCAACAAGATCAAAATGCTGAAGCGGCAGATGTTCGGCCGAGCCGGTTTCGACCTGCTCCGCACCCGCGTCCTCCACGCCCGCTGA
- a CDS encoding sugar O-acetyltransferase: protein MGEHKQLMLRNEWYLDEHDLVEDRRRCWRLLDRFNATGADDDDERESLLRRLVGQLGDGAVVMPRFQCSYGTHITFGDRVFVNHDALFMDDATIAIDDDVRIGPRTQLLTAQHPVEEHERRREGWERPLPISVGSNTWLGAGVIVCPGVTIGANTVIGAGSVVTRDVPDRVLIAGNPGRLVREL from the coding sequence GTGGGAGAACACAAGCAGCTCATGCTTCGGAACGAGTGGTACCTCGACGAGCACGACCTGGTCGAGGACCGGCGCCGCTGCTGGCGTCTCCTCGACCGGTTCAACGCCACCGGTGCCGATGACGACGACGAGCGCGAGTCCCTCCTCCGGCGGCTCGTCGGACAGCTCGGCGACGGCGCCGTGGTGATGCCCCGCTTCCAGTGCAGCTACGGAACCCACATCACCTTCGGCGACCGCGTCTTCGTCAACCACGACGCTTTGTTCATGGACGACGCCACGATCGCCATCGACGACGACGTCCGGATCGGACCGCGGACACAGCTCCTCACAGCACAGCACCCCGTCGAAGAGCACGAGCGTCGGCGCGAGGGCTGGGAACGCCCCCTGCCCATCAGCGTCGGGAGCAACACCTGGCTCGGCGCCGGGGTCATCGTCTGCCCCGGCGTGACCATCGGGGCAAACACAGTCATCGGTGCAGGCAGCGTCGTGACGCGCGATGTGCCTGACCGCGTCCTTATCGCAGGGAACCCGGGCCGACTCGTCCGCGAGCTATAA
- a CDS encoding restriction endonuclease, translating to MVDASQPVSEMPTWDGFLLPVLQVLKNGETVQAREVQDRVADHVQLTEAQRAEVLDSGQQRFRNRVGWAVSSLARAGALDRPRRGSYTVSEVGRRLLAKHPHRLDEVHLRQIPAYRDHVPARRVYVPATTAVEASQHSTELDPIEQIEAGTARLRTEVSTQLLERLRAASPDFLEQSVLDVLVAMGYGGAEQRARRIGGSGDGGVDGVIDQDPLGLARIYVQAKRYASDTVVGRPQVQGFVGALHGQQATQGVFITTSTFSREALDYARSVNARVVLIDGERFTNLMIDRGVGVQAVQTYTVVKLDEDYFE from the coding sequence GTGGTCGATGCTTCGCAGCCTGTTAGCGAGATGCCGACATGGGACGGCTTCCTGCTCCCTGTCCTGCAGGTCCTCAAGAACGGCGAGACCGTCCAGGCTCGCGAGGTGCAGGATCGTGTCGCTGACCATGTGCAGCTCACCGAAGCTCAACGGGCCGAGGTCCTCGACTCCGGGCAGCAGCGTTTTCGGAACCGCGTCGGTTGGGCGGTCTCGTCGCTGGCGCGAGCGGGAGCGCTGGATCGTCCGCGGCGTGGGTCGTACACCGTGTCCGAGGTTGGGCGGCGCCTACTTGCCAAGCACCCGCACCGCCTGGACGAGGTCCACCTGAGGCAGATCCCGGCGTACCGCGACCACGTCCCGGCCCGGCGTGTGTACGTCCCGGCGACCACCGCGGTGGAAGCGAGCCAGCACAGCACCGAGCTTGACCCGATCGAACAGATCGAAGCCGGTACTGCCCGACTCCGCACGGAGGTCAGCACGCAGCTGCTCGAACGATTGCGCGCCGCGAGCCCGGACTTCCTCGAACAGTCGGTCCTCGACGTGCTGGTCGCGATGGGCTACGGAGGGGCCGAGCAGCGCGCCCGGCGGATCGGTGGCAGTGGGGACGGCGGGGTCGACGGCGTCATCGACCAGGACCCTCTGGGTCTGGCTCGCATTTATGTCCAAGCCAAGCGATATGCCTCAGACACGGTCGTCGGCCGGCCTCAGGTGCAGGGCTTCGTCGGTGCCCTTCATGGTCAACAGGCCACTCAAGGTGTCTTCATCACCACGAGCACCTTTTCGCGTGAGGCCCTCGACTACGCGCGCTCTGTCAACGCGAGGGTGGTCCTGATAGATGGGGAGCGGTTCACGAACCTCATGATTGATCGCGGGGTTGGCGTTCAGGCAGTACAGACGTACACGGTCGTCAAGCTGGACGAGGACTATTTCGAGTAG